The DNA region TTCAGATGCAAGTGATATGTGCATCTGTTCAGCATCGAATCGTCGGGAAATTCTGATGAATCATTCAGCACCGAAAAAAGGGCTTCTTACAACAACCGGACTCAACACGAAAACATCAGGTACAATGACATTGACGGTCGCGGCCGCACGCCATGCCGCTGCTGAAGCAGAAAAATTATGCGGAACGCTTTATGCAGTTTCTGCAGCCGACTTTCCTGAACGTATTTTATTTAAAGAACGGGATATGCTGCAGTTTCAGGCTGTAATGAGTCAGCCGGCGCTTCGGATATCCTCCCTCAAGGAGATAGATGTAGATGCAGTTTTGCGGGAATCTCTGTCCCTTATCCGTACAGAGATAATCGAGGTAGAAACCGATGATCGTTGCTGATCTGATTGCACAAATCGAGACGAGTGTGCCTCCAATCTATTCCATGGTCGGTGATGAACCTCAGTTCTTCGGTTCATCTCAGACCTTGCAAACAGATATCAGCAAAGTCACTGTGATGATGGATTATTATTCTGGACAGATAATTCCTGAAGATACTGAATTTCTTGTTCTCCACCACCCCCCTAAAACAGGAATTCCACCGCTCCCAACGTATGTTCTTCATTCCGGCTGGGATGCTTTTCCGGGCGGTGCAGGGGATGCTCTCGCCGATGTATTCGAGCTGACTGAAAGAGCTCTTTTGGATGCATCAACTCGTTTGGGAAGAGTTGGTAAACTTCCAAACGGGGCAGTTTCTTTGGATGAGTTTGCAAAACAGGCTGCAAAAAAACTGGGACGTCCATATCTGCAGATCGTTTCCGAGATCCCCGACATAAGTATCGAAACAGTTGCAGTGGTTTCGGGGTTTGGTCTGAATCCATCCATGATCAAACTGGCAAAACAAAAAGGAGCAGATGTTTTTCTTTCAGGAGACCTGACGCACCCGGGTGCCATTCTTGCAAAAAGCCTTACAATTCCGCTGATTGATGCTACGCATTATGCAACTGAACTTCCGGGACTGTATCGTTTGCGAGATTTAATCGCTTCCTTTGGAGTCGAGTCAGCGGTATTTGATACTTCTGTTCCATGGAGAATGAAAACCTATTATGAAAATTACTGAGTTAGAACAAAAAAAAGTACCGCACGGTGAAGTTGTCCTCATTGGTCTTGGCCGTCTTGGTCTGAGAACAGCCCTAAATCTCATGCATGTCAATCGGGGCGGACCAGTTCGGATAACTGTGTATGACGGACAAAAAATATCTGCCGATGATCTGATATTCCGCATGTGGGGTGGAGAAATTGGCGAATATAAAACAGATTTCCTCAAACGGCTTGCAGGCCCCGGATACAGCAGGGAAATAATATCAGTTCCAGAGTATATTTCTGAGGAAAATCTGTCTCTGATTACCGGAGGGGATGTTGCGTGTGTCGAGATTGCAGGCGGTGATACATTGCCTACTACCGGGGCTATTATCCGGCATGCCCAGTCTTTGGGCATGAAGACTATCAGTACGATGGGTGTATTTGGTATTTCCGGCGATAATGTTTAT from Methanocorpusculum labreanum Z includes:
- a CDS encoding Nif3-like dinuclear metal center hexameric protein, which encodes MIVADLIAQIETSVPPIYSMVGDEPQFFGSSQTLQTDISKVTVMMDYYSGQIIPEDTEFLVLHHPPKTGIPPLPTYVLHSGWDAFPGGAGDALADVFELTERALLDASTRLGRVGKLPNGAVSLDEFAKQAAKKLGRPYLQIVSEIPDISIETVAVVSGFGLNPSMIKLAKQKGADVFLSGDLTHPGAILAKSLTIPLIDATHYATELPGLYRLRDLIASFGVESAVFDTSVPWRMKTYYENY
- a CDS encoding ThiF family adenylyltransferase; translation: MKITELEQKKVPHGEVVLIGLGRLGLRTALNLMHVNRGGPVRITVYDGQKISADDLIFRMWGGEIGEYKTDFLKRLAGPGYSREIISVPEYISEENLSLITGGDVACVEIAGGDTLPTTGAIIRHAQSLGMKTISTMGVFGISGDNVYAVPLEEANTDNPIVAAMLEYGISHHMLVGTGKLIRDWEPVTPYIMDKIAEVMSSEILRLTEGK